A single window of Gossypium arboreum isolate Shixiya-1 chromosome 13, ASM2569848v2, whole genome shotgun sequence DNA harbors:
- the LOC108464157 gene encoding uncharacterized protein LOC108464157 → MEQENNKNEADTKVEDLAKSESSEKKSPNLLKAKSDIAKSVAKNFLKTRKANVTSEVQRKRPKKKTMSISEGNKAAENNVKKLDPVEKDQQKDATTSTEYVEKSQQIQKNEENTCASDSKEKITKSNDDPKKQRNGVGPGLSNKDKKNEEKREGKKKRKRNENKERHSNPVNNNMNDEKREGKGKKQEIKKKEKIDGLIFMCNARTKPDCFRYRVMGVSAGKKDLVLGIRPGLKLFLYDYDVRLLYGIYRATSSGAMKLEPKAFGGAFPAQVRFSVHSDCFPLAENIFKKAIKENYDEKNKFKTELTARQVWKLTELFRPVPVHSTALPFHSPSRAAARIIEHPEKREAHDRPREARPSSHREASVRDPYSNISARNYAGFPHERNQRVGYGEVAYNKREDGHRDLYLSEKEYRTYGLLGERRNLTPQHHITPTLTSYLGDYREPPLRQPDTAYRESVPLQRDVVRSDPLRLTEREYRTYDLGATREMQPTVSAATANTSGAVASILDSYIADPYYGRYSGDPLVDAYLSRPREAHLIETDHLRRIESNQAERLYSQYPSDVLVDHNRMQRHRDVNPASASTSVSSRYSFGGASLPYR, encoded by the exons ATGGAGcaagaaaataacaaaaatgaaGCTGACACTAAGGTGGAAGACTTGGCAAAATCAGAATCATCTGAAAAGAAAAGCCCTAATTTATTGAAAGCCAAATCTGATATTGCAAAGTCAGTGGCTAAGAATTTCTTGAAGACAAGAAAAGCAAATGTTACTTCCGAGGTCCAGAGGAAAAGGCCAAAAAAGAAAACCATGAGCATATCAGAGGGCAATAAAGCAGCTGAAAATAATGTTAAGAAGTTAGATCCAGTGGAAAAAGACCAGCAAAAGGATGCTACTACGAGTACAGAGTATGTAGAGAAGAGCCAGCAGATCCAAAAGAATGAAGAAAATACATGTGCATCAGATAGCAAGGAAAAGATTACCAAGTCAAATGACGATCCCAAGAAACAAAGAAATGGTGTGGGGCCTGGTCTTTCAAATAAAGATAAGAAGAATGAAGAAAAGCGGGAGGGTAAGAAAAAGAGAAAACGAAACGAAAATAAGGAAAGGCACAGTAATCCAGTGAATAATAACATGAATGATGAAAAGCGTGAGGGTAAAGGAAAGAAacaagaaattaaaaagaaagaaaagattgATGGTCTAATATTCATGTGCAATGCTAGGACCAAGCCAGATTGTTTCCGATACCGTGTAATGGGGGTATCAGCTGGTAAAAAGGATCTTGTGCTGGGTATCAGACCAGGGCTTAAGTTATTTCTCTATGATTACGATGTCAGGCTTCTTTATGGTATTTATAGGGCTACCTCTTCTGGTGCTATGAAACTTGAGCCCAAGGCTTTTGGTGGGGCTTTCCCTGCTCAG GTGCGGTTCAGCGTCCATTCTGATTGTTTTCCTCTGGCAGAGAACATTTTCAAGAAGGCTATCAAGGAAAATTATGATGAAAAGAACAAATTCAAAACTGAACTTACTGCTAGACAA GTTTGGAAGCTCACAGAACTTTTTCGACCAGTTCCAGTTCATTCAACTGCACTACCTTTTCACTCCCCATCAAGGGCAGCAGCTCGAATCATTGAACACCCTGAAAAAAGGGAAGCTCATGATAGACCAAGGGAAGCAAGGCCCTCGTCACACAGAGAAGCATCTGTTAGAGACCCTTATTCTAATATCAGTGCTAGGAATTATGCTGGTTTTCCTCATGAAAGGAATCAGCGAGTGGGATATGGAGAGGTGGCATATAATAAGAGGGAGGATGGCCATCGTGATTTATACCTCAGTGAGAAGGAATACAGAACTTATGGTCTTCTGGGGGAGAGAAGAAACTTGACTCCACAGCATCATATCACTCCTACATTAACATCTTACCTGGGAGATTACAGAGAGCCACCTTTGAGACAACCAGACACTGCATACCGGGAATCTGTGCCTTTGCAGAGAGATGTAGTTCGCTCTGATCCTCTTCGCTTGACTGAAAGAGAATATCGGACTTATGATTTGGGCGCAACACGAGAAATGCAACCGACAGTTTCTGCAGCAACTGCAAATACATCTGGCGCTGTTGCTTCTATCTTGGACTCCTATATTGCGGATCCATATTATGGCCGTTATTCTGGTGATCCATTGGTGGATGCTTACCTGTCGCGTCCAAGAGAAGCACACCTGATTGAAACTGATCATTTGAGGAGGATAGAAAGCAACCAAGCAGAGAGATTGTATTCTCAATATCCTTCTGACGTTTTAGTAGATCATAACCGGATGCAGCGTCATCGAGATGTTAACCCTGCATCTGCTTCTACATCAGTTTCATCCCGGTATTCTTTTGGTGGTGCATCTTTGCCCTATCGCTGA